The Bacteroidota bacterium genome contains a region encoding:
- the rplU gene encoding 50S ribosomal protein L21, whose translation MFAIVDIAGQQFKVSKDQEIFVHRLEGNEGDKVEFDGVLLIDNDGKVVVGTPVIQGAQVQVKILEHLKADKVLVFKKKRRKGYQKLNGHRQYMTRILIEDILEQGGKKKKESKPAARKPKAEVVAEPAVSEETGENTQS comes from the coding sequence ATGTTCGCAATTGTAGATATAGCAGGACAACAGTTCAAGGTCAGCAAAGACCAGGAAATCTTTGTCCACCGGTTGGAAGGTAACGAAGGCGACAAGGTCGAATTCGATGGAGTCCTTCTGATAGATAATGACGGAAAGGTTGTGGTAGGAACGCCCGTGATCCAGGGAGCCCAGGTCCAGGTAAAAATACTTGAGCACCTGAAGGCCGATAAGGTTTTGGTATTTAAGAAAAAACGCAGGAAGGGTTACCAGAAGCTCAACGGACACCGTCAGTACATGACAAGGATCCTCATCGAGGATATTCTTGAGCAGGGCGGCAAAAAGAAGAAGGAATCAAAACCGGCAGCCAGGAAACCCAAGGCTGAGGTAGTAGCAGAACCGGCAGTAAGCGAGGAGACCGGAGAAAACACACAATCATAG
- a CDS encoding DMT family transporter gives MPLNSKALAWIILLSLVLVWGSSFILIKRGLEIFSFQEVGALRISIAFLFLLPFAASRFRYLNRKNTLYLILVGIIGNGLPAFLFARAQTGIDSNLAGILNSLTPLFTLLISVFFFRFKTGWLNVAGIFIALAGAVGLTGISGGHNLTFNVQYAVYILIATMCYATSVNLIKFKLSKEDVITITSFSFFFTGIPVMIYLFAGTPFLEQVSGNPRFLSGLGYIAILGIAGTALAMFAFNRLVKITTPVFASSVTYMIPIMAVIWGILDGEKFEAQYILWIALILGGVYLVNRKFKTKNT, from the coding sequence ATGCCGCTGAACAGCAAAGCTTTAGCATGGATTATTTTGCTTTCTCTGGTCCTGGTTTGGGGCAGTTCCTTTATCCTTATCAAAAGAGGTCTTGAGATATTTTCTTTTCAGGAAGTAGGAGCTTTGCGTATCAGTATAGCTTTTTTGTTCCTGCTTCCGTTTGCGGCCAGCAGATTTAGGTATTTGAACCGGAAAAATACATTATATCTTATCCTGGTGGGTATCATCGGGAATGGATTACCAGCTTTTCTTTTCGCCAGGGCACAAACGGGAATCGACTCCAACCTCGCGGGCATCCTGAATTCACTAACGCCCTTGTTCACTCTTTTGATATCGGTCTTCTTTTTCCGGTTCAAGACCGGATGGTTAAATGTGGCCGGGATCTTTATTGCCCTGGCCGGTGCAGTAGGGCTGACCGGTATCAGCGGAGGGCACAATCTGACATTCAACGTGCAGTATGCGGTATATATTCTTATCGCGACCATGTGTTATGCTACCAGTGTCAACCTGATCAAATTTAAGTTAAGCAAAGAAGACGTGATCACCATTACCTCTTTCAGTTTTTTCTTCACGGGGATACCGGTGATGATCTACCTCTTTGCAGGGACACCTTTCCTGGAGCAGGTTTCCGGAAATCCCAGGTTTTTGTCAGGATTGGGTTATATCGCCATTCTGGGCATAGCCGGGACGGCACTGGCCATGTTTGCCTTCAACCGCCTGGTAAAGATCACCACTCCGGTCTTTGCCTCTTCGGTTACCTATATGATTCCGATCATGGCCGTTATTTGGGGCATCCTCGACGGAGAAAAGTTTGAAGCGCAGTATATCCTGTGGATAGCGTTGATCCTGGGTGGGGTTTACCTTGTCAACCGGAAATTCAAAACAAAAAATACGTGA